A window of Streptomyces broussonetiae genomic DNA:
CCTCGCGGTATGGGGTGCCGCCGGAGCCGGCGGGCTCTGTTTCGGGTCTCTGCTCGGCGGGGTCCTGGTGGAGGCGTTCGGCTGGCCGTCGGTGTTCTTCGTCAACGTGCCCGTGGCGGCGGCCCTCGCGGTGGCCGGGCGGCTGCTGTTCCCCGCCGACGGGTCGCGGGACCGCTCACGGCGCTTCGACGTGACGGGCGCGCTGACCGCGACGGGCGGCGTCACGCTCCTGGTGTTCCTGCTGGTCCAGGCTCCCGCGGAGGGCTGGGGCACGCCCGCTGCCCTGGTGAGCGCCGCGCTTGCCCTCGGGCTGCTCACGCTCTTCGCCGTCGTGGAGACGCGGTCCCGGGATCCCCTCGTACCGGCCAGGCTGTTCGCCCACCGCGGGCTGTTCGCGGCGATGGGGGTGACGGCTCTGTTCAGCGCGACCTTCAGCTCGGTGCCGTACTTCCTGACGCTGTACTTCCAGAGGGTCCACGGGTACAGCGCCGTCGCGACCGGGCTCGCGTTCCTCGTACCCGCCGTGGTGGTGGCCGTCGGCACACAGGCCGGCGAACGGGCCGTATCAGCCTTCGGGGTGCGCCGCTTGCTGGTGGGCGGCATGGTGCTGGGCGCCGCCGGGGCCGGCGCGCTCGGGCCGGCGCTCACCTCGGACGGTTCGTACGTCCGGCTCCTGCCGGGGATCGTGCTGCTGGGTCTCGGGCAGGGCGCGGCGTGGACGGGGATGTGGATCGCCGCCGCGGCCGGGGTGGCCCCCGGTGATCAGGGCATCGCCTCCGGTATGGCGTCGACCGCCCTCCAGGTGGGCGGCGCGGTGGGCCTCGCCGTGCTGGTCGCGGTCGCCGGCGGTGTCGGACAGAACGCCTCCGGCCCCGGGCTCCTCGACGGCATCCGTACCGCCGTGTTCGCGATAGCGCTCGGCATCGGGTGCGGTGCGCTGGCGCTCCTCGCTCGCACCAGAACCACAGGCCCCTAGATCCTCCAGATCCTCCCTTCTCGACTTCGTCTCTCACATCCGGGCTGCCCGGTCCGTCCTCCGTCACGCCAGGAATGCCAGGAATGCCAGGAATCTCAGAAGAAAACCCCATGTCCACTGCCGCTGCCGGTCCTTCTGCCCCTCCGGCCGCCGTCCTGTGCGCGCTGGCCGGATGGGTGCCCTCCCGAGTGCTGACCAACGAGCACCTCGCCCGACGGCTCGACACCGACGACGCCTGGATCCGCACCCGGACCGGAATCCGCCGACGGCACGTCGTCGATTCCGGACAGGCGACCTCCGACCTGGCCGTCGAAGCCGGCCGCCGAGCCCTCACCTCCGCCCGGACGGACACCGTGGACGCCGTCCTCGTCGCCACGACGACCCCCGACCACACCTGCCCGGCCACCGCGCCCGCCGTCGCGGCTCGGCTCGGTCTGACCGGCGTGGCGGCCTTTGACATCAGCGCCGTGTGCACCGGATTCGTCTACGGACTCGCCTCGGCCGCCGGGCTGATCGCGGCCGGACTGGCCGAACGGGTCCTGCTGATCGGCGCGGACACCTACTCCACGATCGTGGACCCGCTGGACCGGGCCAACGCGATCATCTTCGGAGACGGCGCCGGGGCGGTCGTCCTGCGCGCCGGACGCCCCGACGAGCCGGGCGCGGTCGGCCACTTCGACCTCGGCAGCGACGGCGCCCACGAGGACCTGATCAGGGTCGGGGCCGGCGGCTCCCGGCAGCGCTCCCGACCGGGTGAACCCACCCACGAGGAGCGGCACTTCGCCATGCGGGGCAAGGAGGTCTACCGCCACGCGGTGACGCGCATGGCCGAGTCCGCACGCGCCACCCTGACCCGGGCAGGCTGGAAGGCCGACGACGTCGACCACTTCGTACCCCACCAGGCCAATCTGCGGATCCTGCACTCGGTGGCCGACGACCTCGGTATACCCCGTGAGCGCTGCGCGACCCATGTCGAATCCGTAGGCAACACGGGCGCCGCCTCCATCCCGCTGGCCCTGGCCGACACCGCCGCCCGCCAGGCATTCCGACCCGGCGACCGGCTGCTGCTCACCGCCTTCGGAGGCGGCCTCACCTGGGGCTCCTGCCTCCTGACCTGGCCCGCGCTGCCCGCGCCCACCCCACCCGACCGAGAAGAACGGACAACGTCATGAGCACCACCACCTACGAGCAACTCGTCGTGATCCTACAGAAGTTGCACGACACCCCCGTGGACCGGATCCGTCCGGAGGCGACCCTCGGCGCACTGGACGTCGACTCGCTGACGACGGTCGAGATCGGCATCCGCATCGAACGCGACCTCGGCGTGGCGGTCGGCGACGACGAACTCCGGCCCGACCTCACCCTCGGCGACGTCGTCGGACTCATCGACGCGCGCAAGGCGGCGGTCTGACCCCCGCCCGCCCCTCCCAACTCCCCGAAAGGAACCGTCCCATGCGGATCATCGAACAGCCCGGCAACGCGATCGGCGTGACGGTCGAGGGCTTCGACCACACCGCCGCCTCGGGCGCCGACATCGACGCGCTCAAGAGCGCCGTCCACACCAAGAAGATCGCTGTCCTGAAGGGCCAGGACCTCTCTCCCCGGCGCTTCCTCGAACTCGGCGAGCAGCTGGGCCGCCCCGAGACCTACTACGAGCCGATGTACCACCATCCCGAGGTCCCGGAGATATTCGTCTCCTCCAATGTGCCGAAGAACGGAAAGCAGGTCGGCGTGCCCAGGACGGGCAAGTTCTGGCACGCCGACTACCAGTTCATGCCGGACCCCTTCGGTATCACCCTGATCTAC
This region includes:
- a CDS encoding MFS transporter produces the protein MSLLVLALGQFVISLDHNIVYVALPDMGAGLGFSDHDLQWVVSAYVVTTGGFLLLGGRAADLLGRRRMFVLASLLYAGSSLMGGLSESPGVLVAVRAVQGIGGSLLFPATLSLINTLYDEGPARNRALAVWGAAGAGGLCFGSLLGGVLVEAFGWPSVFFVNVPVAAALAVAGRLLFPADGSRDRSRRFDVTGALTATGGVTLLVFLLVQAPAEGWGTPAALVSAALALGLLTLFAVVETRSRDPLVPARLFAHRGLFAAMGVTALFSATFSSVPYFLTLYFQRVHGYSAVATGLAFLVPAVVVAVGTQAGERAVSAFGVRRLLVGGMVLGAAGAGALGPALTSDGSYVRLLPGIVLLGLGQGAAWTGMWIAAAAGVAPGDQGIASGMASTALQVGGAVGLAVLVAVAGGVGQNASGPGLLDGIRTAVFAIALGIGCGALALLARTRTTGP
- a CDS encoding beta-ketoacyl-ACP synthase III — encoded protein: MSTAAAGPSAPPAAVLCALAGWVPSRVLTNEHLARRLDTDDAWIRTRTGIRRRHVVDSGQATSDLAVEAGRRALTSARTDTVDAVLVATTTPDHTCPATAPAVAARLGLTGVAAFDISAVCTGFVYGLASAAGLIAAGLAERVLLIGADTYSTIVDPLDRANAIIFGDGAGAVVLRAGRPDEPGAVGHFDLGSDGAHEDLIRVGAGGSRQRSRPGEPTHEERHFAMRGKEVYRHAVTRMAESARATLTRAGWKADDVDHFVPHQANLRILHSVADDLGIPRERCATHVESVGNTGAASIPLALADTAARQAFRPGDRLLLTAFGGGLTWGSCLLTWPALPAPTPPDREERTTS
- a CDS encoding acyl carrier protein: MSTTTYEQLVVILQKLHDTPVDRIRPEATLGALDVDSLTTVEIGIRIERDLGVAVGDDELRPDLTLGDVVGLIDARKAAV